Part of the Ornithinimicrobium flavum genome, CCGTCACCGTCCTGGCCCGTGCCCTCGTGGGCGTGCACGATGTCACGGGCGGCCTGCTCGAAGACCCGGATGAACTCCCGGCCGATGATCTTGCGCTTCTCCTCCGGGTCGCTCACCCCCGCCAGGGCCGACAGGAAACGCTCCCGCGCGTCGACCACGACCAGGTCGACACCGGTCGCCTCGACGAAGTCCTGCTCCACCTGCTCGGCCTCACCCTGACGCAGCAGGCCGTGGTCGACGAAGACGCAGGTGAGCTGGTCGCCGACGGCGCGGTTGACGAGGGCGGCCGCCACCGAGGAATCCACCCCGCCCGACAGACCGCAGATGACGCGGTCCTCGCCGACCTGGGCCCGGATCTGGTCCACGAGCTCCTCGGCGACGTTCTCGCTGGTCCACGACGGGCGGATGCCGGCCCCGCGCGTGAGGAAGTTCACCAGGACCTGCTGCCCGTGGGCCGAGTGCAGCACCTCGGGGTGCCACTGCACGCCGTAGAGCCGACGCTCGTCGTCCTCGAACGCAGCCACCGGGGCCCCGGGCGTGTCCGCCGTGACCGTGCACCCCTCCGGCGCCTCGAGGACGGCGTCGCCGTGCGACATCCAGACCACCTGCTCGGGGGGCTGACCGTCGAAGAGCGTGCTCCCGTCCACCCGCACCCGGGCCGTGGTCTGGCCGTACTCTCGCCGTCCGGTGCGCTCCACGCTCCCGCCCAGGGCCCGGGCCATCACCTGGAAGCCGTAGCAGATGCCCAGCACCGGGACACCTGCCGTGACGACGGCCTCCTCCAGCGCGGGGGCGCCGTCCGCGTAGACCGAGGACGGGCCGCCGGAGAGGATGATCGCCGCGGGCTGCCGGGCCAGCATGTCCTCCGCCGACATGGTGTGGGGGACGATCTCGCTGTAGCAGTCGGCCTCGCGCACACGACGGGCGATGAGCTGGGCGTACTGCGCCCCGAAGTCGACGACGAGGACGCCGCCGGGACGGGACGTGGGAGGGACGGGCTCGGTCACGCGGTCAGCCTACCTGCGGCGACCTCCCGGACCTCGCGGGCCGCGAGCTCGTCGCGGGCCTGCGCGCTGACCCTGTGCTCGACCCAGAACGACAGGAAGGGCACGCAGCCGGCGAGCATGACGCCGACCATCTTCCCCAGACCCCACCGGAGCTCGAAGCCGAGCAGCGCGGTGGCGACGAGGTAGATCATGTAGAACCAGCCGTGGGGCGCCGGCCACCAAGCCAGGACGTCGTTGTCGAAGCCGTAGCGCAGCACCATGTGGGTCGCCAGGACGAGCAGGAAGATGCCCACCAGGAAGGCCATCACGCGGAAGAACGTGAGCTTGGCACGGGGCGTCATACGGGCTCTCCTTGTCGGGTAGGGGCGGCCGCGGAGCGGTCCCGCTCGGTCGCGTCCTTGAGGAAGCGGTAGTACATGTAGCAGGCGAAGGCGGCGAAGACGAACCACTGGATGCCGTAGCCGAAGTTGCGCCAGACGATGCCGGACTCGCCGAACACCGGTGGGGGCACCCGCTCCACGACCCCCGCGGTGAGGCTGGGTGCCTCCTCGACGAGGAAGACGAAGCCGTTGTAGACCGGGTCGGTCCAGTCGTTGACCAGGTCGGCGGTGTCGATCGCGCCGCGCTGGCCCTCCGGCAGGTCGCCGGACACGGGTGACTCGGCGGGCGCGAGGGTCCCCACCAGGGTCACCGGGGTCGCCGCCGGGGCGTCCGCGGAGGCCGGGTCGGTCACGAACCCGCGCACGACCGGGAGCAGGCCCGCCGGAACGTCCCCGCTGGTGCGCAGCGGGGTCACCACCCAGTACCCCTCCCGCCCCTGCAGCAGGCGGTCAGGCACCAGGAACTGCAGCTCCGCGACGTAGGTGCCCCGGGCCCGGACCGACAGCCCGGCACCGTCCTGCGGGAACGCCTGCTGCGGTGCCATGACCTGGCCCAGCGGCTCGGTCGGGCGCGCGGCCTGAGCCTGCGCGTGCTCCCGGGACGCCTCGTTGGAGCTCACGCCGAGCTGCCACATCCCGAGCTGGTAGAAGGACACGAGGATCACCACGAGCAACGCCAGCAGGAGCAGCCAGGTCGGCTTGAGGGCGGTGCGGATCACCCCCTCAGGGTAGGCGATCAGCCTGCGTCGGCCAGCAGCGTGCTCTGGTCGTCGAAGACGTAGATGGATCCTCCGTAGCAGGCCACCCAGACGGTGTTGGTCACCGGGTCGTAGTCGATGCCGATCGGGCTGGCGTCGACCTGGACCGTGTCGATGACCTCCATGTCGGAGGTCCGGATCTTGGCGACGGACGCCTCGTCGTAGTTGACGACGTACAGCGCCGACTCGTCCGGGGACATCGCCACGGACCGCGGCTCCAGCCCCGGCGTGCCCTGGTCGACGATCTCCTCGGTGGCGGTGTCGACCTTGTAGACCGTGTTGGCCCCGCTGACCGTCAGGTACATCGTCGAGCCGTCCTCGGTGAGGTTCAGGTGACGGGGGCGCGAGCCGATGTTCATCACCACCTCCGAGCTGCGGCCCGGGATGTCGATCCGGTAGAGCTCGTCGGCGTACATCGCCACCGAGTAGGCCGTGGTGTTGTCCGGCATGATGACGATCCCGCGCGGGGCCGCGTCCATGGGGACCACGCCCACCTCCTCCCCCTTCTCGGTGTCCACGACCGACAGGGTGGCGTCGCACCAGTTGCTCACCAGCAGCGTGCTCTGGTCCGGGCTCAGGGCGACGTACTTGGGCACGGCCCCCACCTTGATGACCTGGTCCCAGGCCATCTCCTGGGCGTCGAAGCGGTAGACGAAGGAGGGTCCGACGCCGCTGTCGACGGTGCACGCGTCGAAGCCCGCGACCCCGAAGTTCTCGCCGTACATCGTGTACTGGGAGACGTAGGCGTACCGCCCGTCGTCGGTCCACACCGCCTCGACCGGGGACCCCTGGGAGATCCCGGGGTGCCCCTCGACGCCGAAGGCCTCGAGGTCGACCGAGTCCTCGAGCACGGCGACCTGCTCACGGGTGACGACGTCGAAGACGGTCGAGGTGTGGGAGTACATCATGTTGTTGGCGATGGCCAGGCCGTGCCCGGAGGCCATGACCGACTGGGGGTCAGCCCGCCGGTGAGGTAGTCGATCTGCTCCATCGCCGTGCTGTCGCTGGGGTGCTCGGCCTCCGCGGGCGTCCGCTGCCA contains:
- the guaA gene encoding glutamine-hydrolyzing GMP synthase, translated to MTEPVPPTSRPGGVLVVDFGAQYAQLIARRVREADCYSEIVPHTMSAEDMLARQPAAIILSGGPSSVYADGAPALEEAVVTAGVPVLGICYGFQVMARALGGSVERTGRREYGQTTARVRVDGSTLFDGQPPEQVVWMSHGDAVLEAPEGCTVTADTPGAPVAAFEDDERRLYGVQWHPEVLHSAHGQQVLVNFLTRGAGIRPSWTSENVAEELVDQIRAQVGEDRVICGLSGGVDSSVAAALVNRAVGDQLTCVFVDHGLLRQGEAEQVEQDFVEATGVDLVVVDARERFLSALAGVSDPEEKRKIIGREFIRVFEQAARDIVHAHEGTGQDGDGQHDHPVRWLVQGTLYPDVVESGGGTGTANIKSHHNVGGLPEDLQFELIEPLRTLFKDEVRQVGLELGVPEAIVWRQPFPGPGLGIRIVGEVTAERLDILRRADAIAREELTAARLDRDIWQCPVVLLADVRSVGVQGDGRTYGHPVVLRPVSSEDAMTADWTRVPYDVLARISSRITNEVEDVNRVVLDITSKPPGTIEWE
- a CDS encoding DUF3817 domain-containing protein; this translates as MTPRAKLTFFRVMAFLVGIFLLVLATHMVLRYGFDNDVLAWWPAPHGWFYMIYLVATALLGFELRWGLGKMVGVMLAGCVPFLSFWVEHRVSAQARDELAAREVREVAAGRLTA
- a CDS encoding SURF1 family protein — its product is MIRTALKPTWLLLLALLVVILVSFYQLGMWQLGVSSNEASREHAQAQAARPTEPLGQVMAPQQAFPQDGAGLSVRARGTYVAELQFLVPDRLLQGREGYWVVTPLRTSGDVPAGLLPVVRGFVTDPASADAPAATPVTLVGTLAPAESPVSGDLPEGQRGAIDTADLVNDWTDPVYNGFVFLVEEAPSLTAGVVERVPPPVFGESGIVWRNFGYGIQWFVFAAFACYMYYRFLKDATERDRSAAAPTRQGEPV
- a CDS encoding YncE family protein, giving the protein MASGHGLAIANNMMYSHTSTVFDVVTREQVAVLEDSVDLEAFGVEGHPGISQGSPVEAVWTDDGRYAYVSQYTMYGENFGVAGFDACTVDSGVGPSFVYRFDAQEMAWDQVIKVGAVPKYVALSPDQSTLLVSNWCDATLSVVDTEKGEEVGVVPMDAAPRGIVIMPDNTTAYSVAMYADELYRIDIPGRSSEVVMNIGSRPRHLNLTEDGSTMYLTVSGANTVYKVDTATEEIVDQGTPGLEPRSVAMSPDESALYVVNYDEASVAKIRTSDMEVIDTVQVDASPIGIDYDPVTNTVWVACYGGSIYVFDDQSTLLADAG